GTATCAGACAACTCTTGCGATTCGAATTGGAATAAATACAGGCGAAGTAGTTGCAGGCGTTATCGGAACCCATAAATTCATTTATGATCTCTGGGGCGACTCTGTAAACACTGCCAGTCGTATGGAATCACACGGCGTTCCAGGAAGAATCCATGTAACAGAAAGCACTTACAACTTAGTGAAAGACAAATACCAATTTGAATCAAGAGGAGTCATGGAAATCAAAGGCAAAGGAAACATGGAGACTTATTTACTTTGCGACTAACATTTAGAAGCCTACCTTCTTCCCCCATGATGCCCATGACCAAATCCGCCGTGATGGTGTCCATGACCGAAGCCACCGAATCCTCCATGATGGTGACTAGGACCAAAAGAATGAAATTTTGGAACATTAAAATGAGGATTGACTACTGCCCCGGACATTGGTTTGCCCATAGCCTCCATATCCATAATTTCGATAACCTGAATCGTAAGGATATTGGCTATAGGATAAGATTGATTATAGTAATTCCTATTCTGGTAGTAATCTACTCTGTCGTTGTAGTCTCTTTCGAGACTTGCACAATTGAATAGGATTAAAATCCCGATTGCGATTAGAGTTGGTTGCAAACTATTTGGAAGTTTCATATCCGCCTCCCCTAATCTTTAGACTCATGGATTCGAAAAGAAATGCATAAACTATTGTGCTACAAATCTCTTGACGCTAGTCATTGTCGATTTAGTCTGACATAAAATCTAAATACTTCTACTCTTACTGTGTCTATTTCTCGCGAAAGTGGACTTTAACAGAACTAAGGGTTAACCCAAAGGAGACAATTATGCGAGCGTATGAAATTACGTCTATCATTGCTGAGGGCTCTCAGTCACTCATAGACGAAACTAAAAAAGCCATTCAGGATATTTTAACAAAATATTCTGCTGAGATCACTTCCGAAGAAGACTGGGGAATCAAAAAGCTCTGGTATGCAATTGCAGGCCATGAATCTGGATTTTACACACATATTAAGTGTAAAGCAGATGCAAAGTCCATCGAAAAGATTGAGCGTGAATTTTTGCTCAACCAAAACATCCTAAAAGCACTCGTCATCAAGGCATAATCTTATGGCAAATGACCTAAATCGGGTTACTCTCATTGGACGACTCACAAGAGATCCAGAAATTAAAACCGTCGGCGGCACATCGGTTTGTATTTCAGTCTTGCGACGAACAGAACCTATGTTTCAAACGGAGAAAAAAAGAGGAAACTCATTTCTTCGATTGCGATGTATGGGGAAAGTTAGCTGACGTGCTAAAAGCAATATGCGACTAAGGGCAAACAACTTGCCATAGAAGGCAGACTGCAACAATCTGTTTGGGATGCTCCCGATGGAAAGAAAAATAGCAAAGTCAGAATCAGAGTCGAAAACTTCCAACTCCTCGGTGGCAACACTGGCGGTGGTAGTGGTGGAGGGGCTAATAGCTCTTACTCCCAACAAGAAGTTCCTATGGAAGCCTATGATCCCGGTTATGCCTCAGATATCAACGAAGACGATTCCGTTTTTTAACAACTTAATACCAAGAATAAAAGGACTAATACTATGTCAGAACTAGACAACAAAGACATTCAACAAGACTACCCAATCAAAGAAAAGATCTATAATAAACGCGACGAAGATGATGAAGATGATGATAAAAACTTCCCCGGAAAAGATGGCGAAGGAAAATACCCAAAGAAAAACGCAAAATACAAACGCAAAGTTTGTAAATTCTGCGCTGATAAAACTCTTGCAGCTACACTTGACTACAAACGAGTTGATATGCTAGAAAGATTTATCACTAACCGTGGTAAAATTCTTCCAAGAAGAATCACAGGCACTTGTGCGGAAACACCAAAGACAATTAGTAAGAGAAATCAAAAAGCAAGATCTATTTCTCTCTTACCATTTAGAGTAATATAAGGTAACCACACGAAAGTTATTTTACAAAAGACGTTTCCAACTTAGGCGATGCTGGCGATCAAAAGAAGTTGCTGATGGTTATGCAAGAAATTTTCTTCTTCCAAATAGACTTGCTATTCGATAAAACGAAGGTTTATAAAGAGTTATTGAGCACCAACGCAAATTAGCCGCTGTCAAAAGACAAACGCGTTAAATCTATGCAAGAAATTGCAAAGGCAATCGAAAGCAAAGAACTAGTAATCCTTGTAAAAGTCGGTGAAAACGACAAACTATTTGGATCTGTTACTTCCCTCGATATTGCAAATGCGCTCAAGAAAGAAGGAATCGAACTCGACAAACGTAAGATTGAAATTCCTGAACACATCAAAGCACTTGGTAGTTACCAGGGCTAAAAGTTAAACTTGCTGATGGAGTAACATCTAGCATCAAAATCAAAGTAGAAAAATCAGAGTAGTCGTATGAACTCCGATCCTCTTTATGAGTTAGAGTCTGAAAAGTCCTTTTAGCTTCTATACTTTAAAGGGGTCGCCGAGCGTAAACGATCTACAGATCGAGCCTGAAGATTTTATCAACGATCTTCACAAAGAATGTTCGCATCTATGAGAGAACTCGTAGATGCGTCAGTCACCATAGACCCAATCTCACTCACCAACCACTTGCGAGAAACTCTCGTTTCCGCGACGAAGCAAAAGACCAGGAATATGTTTTGCACTCTATCAGGATGCTGTTGTCATTCAGCCTCTTAGCTATTATGCAAAGCGAATTAAGAAATATTCAGATCGCAGGAAAGTATATCAAAGTTCTTCGCGACTCCATTGAAAACATAAATGCAGAGCAAGAGGATAACGAGGATTATTCTGCTCGTATCGAAGGCGAGCTGCAAAGATTTCCCGTGCAGTCCAGTCCCGTGGGCTTAAGCTTGTCAAAGACGACAAGGCTGATTTAATTGACTATGTTCAATTGATGGCGAAACCAAGGAGCAACGAGAGTGGACTTCGCACTCATTTTGACGGCTTAGATGAAGTAACCACTGGACTCAAGCCTCACGAATTAATTATCATTGCAGCGTCCCGGTTTGGGTAAAACAACATTTGCCTAAATATTGCGTCTAACGTCGCAATCAAAGAAAAAAGATTGTAGCTATTTTCTCCTTGAGATGAGTCGCATGGAATTACTCCATCAAAATGATTTGCGCAGAAGCGAATCAATTCAATATTAAAACAGGTGCCATACATCCGAGTGATCAAAGAAATTACTCGACTCAATTATAAAAGTTACATCGGCTCCTATTTGGATTGATGATGCAGGCGCACTTTCGATTTGGGAATTTAAAAGTAGAGTTAGACAGTTGTTAATCTCTACCCCCTCTCTCCTAGTAGTCGATTACTAGCAACTCATGAATGATCCAGGAGTAAAGAAGGCAGACAACAGAAGTAGCCTCTATTTCTAGAAATTTAAAACAAATGGCGAAAGAAGTCAACTGTCCAATCATTGCACTCTCTCAGATGTCGCGAGCTGTAGAGCAAAGATCCAAGAACAAAACCGCAATTGTCTGATTTACGAGAGTCCGGTGCCATTGAGCAAGATGCGGATATCGTTGCGTTTATTTATCGAGAAGACAAAGTCAAAGATCCAGATGAAATTCCAGAAGACCAAAAGAACAAGGCAGAAATCATTATCGCAAAAAACCGCGCGGGTCAAACGAAAAGCTTTCAACTAGCATTCACCCCAGAATACAGCCGCTTTGATAATCTCAGCAGCGGTAAAAAACAATTAAGAAAAAACAACCCTTGACTAAATAAAACTGAAATGAACTTTTAAAAACAAGCTTCTTATGCTCTCTTAGTAGTTCTAGCAGTTCCATTGAGTGCAAATAAACTCGAACCAGCACCTGAGTCAATCAATCGAATCATGGTTATCGTGGGAAGATTTCTATTTCTCAGTTGGACTTTGAACGAGGAAGAAATCTACAAAGCTCTGCAAAAACAAAAAAACAAGCAAAGCCTCAAAAGGTTCATCTAAGACACAAGTCCCTGATTTTCTAATTGCTGCGCCATCATAGATATTACTGCCGACTTCAAGAATCTATTCAAGCAGGTGAGAAAAACATTGAACAGAAGTAGACCGACTAATGAAGTTTCAGCAGATATCAGCGCGTGCGGACTGAGAAGCTGATAGCGGAAAGACCGGTTTACCGTTCGAAATCTGGATAAACGATTTGCCCTATCAAATTAAACGGGGACAGCTACTTAAGTTCGAGTGAGTATAAAGCCTTCACAGAACAAGAAATCCAATCCCGGTATAATCAGAACAAACAAAGTTGGATTCGAAGTCAAATGCAGAGAGATTTGTTTGGTTTGGAAAATTCTTCCGATGCAGAAGAGCAAAGAATTTCAGGAAGAAATAAATAGTAAAAAAGATGCTCGCAAAGACAAAGATGCTTTTCTCTCATTGCGGGGTCAAGAAACCAAGCTATAGGGTATCAACGACTGGACTCTACCTTTGGAAATTTTTAACCGTAGTCCTGCTATTAGTGAATGTATTGGAGTTAGTCTCTTGACGATGGTAAGGTGTCCGATGCATTTATTGACGACAAAAGAAGATATTGTCTTGTTCGGGAAACTTCATAGGGTAAGCGTCTACTCCGTCACGATGCCAAATTGTGTCGAAATATCCAGAAATTATCCAAAGAGAGAGAGTAGATTCTTCTTTTAACGATGGATTT
This genomic interval from Leptospiraceae bacterium contains the following:
- a CDS encoding 30S ribosomal protein S6 — its product is MRAYEITSIIAEGSQSLIDETKKAIQDILTKYSAEITSEEDWGIKKLWYAIAGHESGFYTHIKCKADAKSIEKIEREFLLNQNILKALVIKA
- a CDS encoding 30S ribosomal protein S18 translates to MSELDNKDIQQDYPIKEKIYNKRDEDDEDDDKNFPGKDGEGKYPKKNAKYKRKVCKFCADKTLAATLDYKRVDMLERFITNRGKILPRRITGTCAETPKTISKRNQKARSISLLPFRVI